A segment of the Chitinispirillales bacterium genome:
CCAACTGTCGCTTTTTTCTCCGTATTCCATTGAATTTATGCCCAAGCCGGCGTTGCCAACCGATAAATAATTATTTTCTTTTACGACAACGAAAATTGAAACATTATCGTTGTCAATCTTTTTTGACGATACAACCGAAATATATCCGAACAATCCTGTTTTTTTAAGCGCATCATAAATTAAAGAATCTGTACAGACATCATATTTCTTTTTTATTATGGGGGAGACGATCTTTTGGAGAAATTTATCTTTTGTTTTTACATTACCTACAAACAAAACCGTATCAATAATATTTGCATAAGTGAATCCGACAATTGAGATAATTGCAATTATTATAATTTTCATTTCAAAATACGGTCAATAACTTTTTTCAATAATTGAAACAAAATCATTCTCACATTTTTTCACGATCTCTATAAGATACGGATCAAAATGCGTTCCGGAATCTCTGTACAATATTTCAAACGCTTCTTGTGAAGTAAATGGTCTTTTGTATGGTCTGGCGGAAGTTAGAGCGTCAAAAACATCGGCAACTGCGGCGATTCTTGCCGAAAGTTTAATCTCATCCCCTGAAATTCCTCTCGGATAACCGGTTCCATTCCATTTTTCGTGGTGTTCGTAAGTAATATAATAAGCCGTAAGCAGTAAATTATCTTCTTCTTGAGAGTCGAAGCCTATAAGTGATTTTTCCAGCATTTTCGCACCTTCGGTCGTATGAGTTTTAATAATCTCAAATTCTTCTTCTGTAAGCCGCCCTGGTTTGAGAAGTACAACGTCCGGAACGGAAATTTTCCCCAAATCGTGAAGTTTTACCGCCTCAACTATGTCTTCGCCTTCTTGATGTGTCAGTTTATACCCATCAATAGGATTTGCGATAATATATTTAACCAAAACTTCACAATAAAGAGTTGTCCGTAAAATATGCGCTCCGGTATCGTGATCTCTTAAATCAGATAGTTCTGCAAGCAAATTAAGGGTAATTTTATCTCGATTTTTGAGCATTTCCACTACTTTGCGGAGTTCTTCGGTTTTTTGTAAAACACTTTCTTCCAGATTACTTCTATATGCGTAAAGGTCTGCCTGTAATTTAACACGGGTTTTAAGCGAGATAGGACTAAACGGTTTTTTTAAATAATCGACCGCACCCATTTCCAATGCTTTTACTTCCGCCAAATCATCAGTTTCACCGGTTAAAAAAATTACCGGTATTTTTCTAAGTTTTTCTTTGTTTTTTAGAATTTTCAATACTTTATATCCGTCTATACCGGGCGGCATATTGCAATCAAGCAGTATAACGCCAACAGAATTACTTTCAATAAACTTCAACGCTGTTTCCGCCAAAGTAAAAGGACGAACTTTATATTTATCTTTAAGCGTAGAAACGATGCTGTTCAGTATAATAGGATCATCGTCTATCGCGACAACACACAAATTATCATCCAAATTTCCACCTCTCAATTACATTACTAAAAACATAACACTAATATAAAATAATATAATTATAGTTAATTTAGCCTACTTTGTGCAAAAATTTTTAATTTAGTTTCACTTTGCCTGCGGAATTTTCCACAAA
Coding sequences within it:
- a CDS encoding response regulator codes for the protein MDDNLCVVAIDDDPIILNSIVSTLKDKYKVRPFTLAETALKFIESNSVGVILLDCNMPPGIDGYKVLKILKNKEKLRKIPVIFLTGETDDLAEVKALEMGAVDYLKKPFSPISLKTRVKLQADLYAYRSNLEESVLQKTEELRKVVEMLKNRDKITLNLLAELSDLRDHDTGAHILRTTLYCEVLVKYIIANPIDGYKLTHQEGEDIVEAVKLHDLGKISVPDVVLLKPGRLTEEEFEIIKTHTTEGAKMLEKSLIGFDSQEEDNLLLTAYYITYEHHEKWNGTGYPRGISGDEIKLSARIAAVADVFDALTSARPYKRPFTSQEAFEILYRDSGTHFDPYLIEIVKKCENDFVSIIEKSY